A part of Candidatus Methylomirabilota bacterium genomic DNA contains:
- a CDS encoding SDR family oxidoreductase, with protein sequence MRGKVVVMTGATSGIGQVAAERLGEMGARVVLVARDRERGEAALARLREHAPGIAHSIHYADLARLPEMKRVAAEIAAAESRIDVLINNAGALFGSRHVTEDGLELTFATNHMAYFVLTAGLHERLRASVPARVISTASDAHQGTRLDFDDLQSANGYRGFKVYGRSKLCNILFTRELARRWADAGITANCLHPGFVATRFGDQSGGLLSLGVRIAKTFAISPARGAETIVYLASSPEVADVSGGYFYKCRPATPSPEAQDDAAARRLWSATARLAGTGSLG encoded by the coding sequence ATGCGAGGGAAAGTCGTCGTCATGACCGGCGCGACCTCGGGGATCGGGCAAGTCGCGGCGGAGCGGCTGGGCGAAATGGGCGCGCGCGTGGTGCTGGTGGCGCGCGACAGGGAGCGGGGGGAGGCGGCGCTGGCGCGCCTGCGCGAGCACGCGCCCGGCATCGCGCACAGCATCCACTACGCCGACCTCGCCCGCCTCCCGGAGATGAAGCGGGTCGCGGCGGAGATCGCCGCGGCAGAATCGCGCATCGACGTCCTCATCAACAACGCCGGCGCCCTGTTCGGCTCACGACACGTCACCGAAGACGGCCTGGAGCTCACCTTCGCCACCAATCACATGGCCTATTTCGTGCTGACTGCGGGCCTTCACGAACGGCTCCGCGCCTCGGTGCCCGCACGGGTCATCAGCACCGCCTCGGACGCGCACCAGGGCACCAGGCTCGACTTCGACGACCTGCAGTCGGCCAACGGCTATCGCGGGTTCAAGGTCTACGGCCGTTCCAAGCTGTGCAACATCCTGTTCACGCGCGAGCTCGCGCGTCGCTGGGCCGACGCCGGGATCACCGCCAATTGCCTGCATCCCGGGTTCGTCGCGACCCGTTTCGGCGATCAGAGCGGCGGCCTGCTCTCGTTGGGCGTGCGTATCGCGAAAACTTTCGCCATCTCGCCGGCGCGAGGGGCAGAGACCATCGTCTACCTCGCCTCGTCGCCCGAAGTGGCCGATGTCAGCGGCGGCTACTTCTACAAATGCCGCCCCGCGACGCCCTCGCCGGAAGCCCAGGACGATGCCGCCGCGCGCCGGCTCTGGTCGGCGACCGCGAGACTGGCGGGGACGGGGAGTCTGGGATGA
- a CDS encoding enoyl-CoA hydratase-related protein, with protein sequence MTRALVTHAVDGRVGIVSLNRPEKLNAINAELKSALVERLGEADRDPATSVVVLRAEGRSFCAGYDIGPNPARAARRGNALAWHASLSDDVALELTPWDMKKPVIASVQGHCLGGGCELAMMCDLTIAAADAVFGEPEIRFSNVGPALIMPFVIGLKRARELLYLGDPIDAETALRYGIVNRVVPRAELDAATLKLARRLALISPEALAATKLAINRGADAAGFRNAIRAGLDVLAPLYAARTEVGTKFDEIREKEGLGAALRWRAAQFGEPDGR encoded by the coding sequence ATGACCAGGGCACTCGTCACTCACGCCGTGGACGGCCGCGTCGGCATCGTGTCGCTGAACCGGCCCGAGAAGCTGAACGCGATCAACGCCGAGCTCAAGTCGGCGCTCGTCGAGCGCCTCGGTGAGGCGGACCGCGACCCGGCCACGAGCGTGGTCGTGCTCCGCGCCGAGGGCCGGAGCTTCTGCGCCGGGTACGACATCGGCCCCAATCCGGCGCGCGCCGCGCGGCGCGGGAACGCGCTCGCGTGGCACGCCTCGCTCAGCGACGACGTCGCGCTCGAGCTGACGCCCTGGGACATGAAGAAGCCGGTGATCGCCTCCGTCCAGGGCCACTGCCTCGGCGGCGGCTGCGAGCTCGCGATGATGTGCGACCTGACGATCGCGGCCGCCGACGCCGTCTTCGGCGAACCGGAGATCCGCTTCTCCAACGTGGGGCCCGCCCTGATCATGCCGTTCGTGATCGGGCTCAAGCGCGCGCGCGAGCTGCTCTACCTCGGCGACCCGATCGACGCCGAGACGGCCCTCCGCTACGGCATAGTCAACCGCGTCGTGCCCCGCGCCGAGCTCGACGCGGCGACGCTCAAGCTCGCGCGACGGCTCGCCCTCATCTCGCCCGAGGCGCTCGCGGCCACCAAGCTCGCGATCAACCGCGGCGCCGACGCGGCGGGCTTTCGGAACGCGATCCGCGCAGGCCTCGACGTGCTGGCGCCGCTCTACGCGGCGCGGACCGAGGTCGGAACGAAGTTCGACGAGATCCGGGAGAAGGAGGGCCTCGGCGCCGCCCTGCGTTGGCGGGCGGCGCAGTTCGGGGAGCCGGACGGCCGCTGA